One Candidatus Neomarinimicrobiota bacterium DNA segment encodes these proteins:
- a CDS encoding acyl-CoA dehydrogenase family protein, translating to MSTSSNRSHQTSEAQSRKVAEESRESTWEHPSFLREIFLGRLDLDLVHPFPDLEGTEEPEFKEFYDEMKSFLQYEVDSDKIDREYKVPDKYYDRLSEMGAFGMKVSEEYGGLGLSQAQYNEVMKLVTSADGSLTALLSAHQSIGVPQPLKLFGTEEQKKKYLPRVAKDEVSAFALTEPEVGSDPASLKTTVRETDGGDFIMNGEKLWTTNGTIAGVMVVMAAHEDDGKISAFIVESDWEGVTVEHRCHFMGLHGIENGVITFNDVRVPRQNLLWERGRGLKIALTTLNTGRLALPASAVGAAKTCLEIARRWSNERVQWGRPVGHHEAIAQKIADMAADLFAMESVIDLAAAMADQEVDIRLEAAVAKLYNTEAGWRIADDLMQIRGGRGYETADSLRERGEAPIPAERILRDSRINTIFEGSSEIMRLFIAREAVDKHLEVAGDIVDPDKSFGEKLAQLPKIGAFYAYWYPTRWLGWGHWPRYGQFGELARHMRFVNRATRKLSREMFHGMVRYGGKLEYKQAFLFRAVDIGAEIFAMTATISRATKMNKAGHKNVLDVADLFCRNARRRITSLFKALWSNDDVQKYAFARDVLDSKYDWLEEGSVGLNLKEGQSLAPESKTNLI from the coding sequence ATGAGTACCTCGTCCAATAGATCCCACCAAACATCCGAAGCCCAATCCCGGAAAGTCGCGGAAGAATCCCGGGAGTCTACCTGGGAGCATCCCAGCTTTCTCCGGGAAATTTTTTTAGGCAGGCTGGATCTGGACTTAGTCCACCCGTTTCCTGACCTGGAGGGCACAGAAGAGCCGGAGTTCAAAGAATTCTATGATGAAATGAAGTCCTTCCTGCAATACGAGGTGGACTCGGACAAGATTGACCGGGAGTACAAGGTGCCGGACAAATATTACGACCGCCTCAGCGAGATGGGCGCCTTCGGGATGAAGGTCAGCGAGGAATACGGCGGGCTTGGCCTGTCGCAGGCGCAGTATAACGAGGTTATGAAACTGGTCACCAGCGCCGACGGAAGCCTGACGGCGCTACTCTCGGCACATCAGTCCATCGGGGTACCACAACCGCTGAAGCTGTTTGGTACCGAGGAGCAAAAGAAAAAGTACCTGCCGAGAGTTGCCAAAGATGAGGTCTCCGCGTTTGCCCTCACCGAGCCGGAAGTCGGATCCGATCCTGCGAGTCTGAAGACGACCGTCCGGGAAACCGACGGTGGAGATTTCATCATGAACGGGGAAAAACTGTGGACGACCAACGGTACGATTGCCGGCGTGATGGTAGTAATGGCCGCTCACGAGGATGATGGTAAAATTTCCGCCTTCATCGTGGAGTCGGACTGGGAGGGCGTCACCGTGGAGCACCGGTGTCACTTTATGGGGCTCCACGGCATCGAAAACGGCGTCATTACCTTTAACGATGTGAGAGTCCCAAGGCAGAACCTTCTCTGGGAACGCGGCAGAGGTTTGAAAATCGCTCTCACCACGTTGAATACCGGTCGTCTGGCATTGCCAGCATCGGCGGTCGGTGCGGCGAAAACCTGTCTGGAGATTGCCAGACGCTGGTCGAATGAACGGGTGCAGTGGGGACGCCCGGTGGGTCACCACGAAGCTATCGCCCAGAAGATTGCGGACATGGCTGCCGATCTGTTCGCTATGGAATCAGTCATCGATTTGGCTGCGGCCATGGCGGATCAGGAAGTGGACATCCGGCTGGAGGCAGCGGTGGCTAAACTCTACAATACCGAAGCCGGATGGCGCATTGCCGACGATCTGATGCAGATCCGCGGCGGCCGGGGTTACGAAACAGCCGATTCCCTGCGAGAGCGCGGAGAGGCGCCCATTCCTGCGGAGCGCATCCTCCGGGATTCCCGGATTAATACCATTTTCGAGGGCAGCAGCGAAATTATGCGGCTGTTCATCGCCAGGGAGGCCGTTGACAAGCATTTGGAAGTCGCGGGGGATATTGTGGATCCGGACAAGAGCTTTGGCGAAAAGCTGGCGCAATTACCGAAAATCGGCGCGTTTTATGCCTACTGGTATCCCACCAGATGGCTGGGCTGGGGACACTGGCCGCGATATGGTCAGTTCGGAGAGCTGGCCAGGCATATGCGGTTCGTGAACCGGGCAACTCGCAAACTCTCCCGGGAAATGTTTCACGGGATGGTGCGCTATGGGGGCAAACTGGAGTACAAGCAGGCGTTTCTGTTCCGTGCAGTGGACATCGGTGCCGAAATCTTTGCCATGACCGCCACCATCAGCCGGGCCACAAAGATGAACAAGGCAGGCCACAAAAATGTGCTGGACGTGGCGGACCTTTTTTGTCGCAATGCCCGGCGGCGGATTACGTCACTTTTTAAAGCACTCTGGTCTAACGATGACGTGCAAAAGTACGCATTTGCCAGAGATGTGCTGGACAGCAAATACGACTGGCTGGAGGAGGGCTCGGTGGGACTGAACCTAAAAGAAGGGCAAAGTCTGGCACCGGAGTCAAAGACGAATCTGATTTGA
- the ppdK gene encoding pyruvate, phosphate dikinase, which translates to MSNDKYVYYFGDGQAEGSAEMKNLLGGKGANLAEMTNLGVPVPPGFSISTEVCTYYYTHDDTYPEGLEDQVEKALKKVEDVMGKKFGDKEDPLLFSVRSGARASMPGMMDTVLNLGLNDEAVQGLAERANPRFAWDSYRRFVTMFGDVVLGIRPESKDDEDPFEVELDKIKDKYGADEDVDLSVEALKELVDNYKEIIEAKTGEPFPEDPEKQLWMSIGAVFGSWNNERAIAYRELNNIPDEWGTAVNVQTMVFGNLGEGSATGVAFTRNPATGENKFFGEYLPNAQGEDVVAGIRTPHPINKEDETQDGPTSLETEMPEQYNELIEIQDRLEKHYKNMQDLEFTIQDGKLWMLQTRNGKRTAIAAIRMAAEMVEEGLINKDTALLRVEDPEYLNQLLRPLFNPDEKQKALDEGKKLAEGLPAGPGAASGRVVFNAPDAVEWKKRGEDVILVRLETSPEDIRGMDAAEGILTARGGMTSHAALVARQMGKTCIVGCDALEISYKKRQMTLPDGRVVKEGDWISIDGTMGEVIAGGLETEPSEVVRVLIEGTMEPDESKDFHIFKEFMEWADDVRELGVRTNADQPDQAKSAVALGAEGIGLTRTEHMFFGGNRIDAVREMILADDTEGREKALEKLLPMQRDDFKGIFEAMESRPVTIRTLDPPLHEFLPHTDEEIVDLAKKLDVSEEKIRNNIEALHEMNPMLGHRGCRLGITYPEITRMQVRAIMEAACEVKKEGGDPHPEIMIPLVGNAEELRLQEKEARAEAEAVLEETGIQVDYLVGTMIEIPRAALTADDIAKNAEFFSFGTNDLTQTTLGISRDDAGRFLPEYVERKIYKKDPFAAIDQTGVGRLMEMGVELGRKTRPELKVGICGEHGGEPASVEFCHRIGLNYVSCSPFRLPIARLAAAQAVLKEQGKTS; encoded by the coding sequence ATGAGTAACGACAAATACGTCTATTATTTTGGCGATGGCCAGGCAGAAGGTTCGGCCGAGATGAAGAATCTGCTGGGAGGCAAAGGCGCCAACCTTGCGGAGATGACTAATCTCGGGGTGCCGGTACCGCCCGGCTTTTCAATTTCAACGGAAGTGTGTACGTACTATTACACACATGACGATACCTATCCGGAAGGCCTGGAGGATCAGGTTGAGAAAGCGTTGAAGAAAGTCGAAGATGTGATGGGGAAGAAATTCGGCGATAAGGAAGATCCGCTGCTATTCTCTGTTCGATCCGGCGCACGTGCTTCCATGCCGGGAATGATGGATACGGTGCTGAACCTGGGGCTAAATGACGAAGCCGTGCAGGGGCTCGCCGAGCGGGCGAACCCACGATTCGCATGGGATTCGTATCGTCGTTTTGTCACTATGTTTGGCGACGTAGTATTGGGAATCCGTCCCGAGTCCAAAGATGATGAAGATCCGTTTGAAGTCGAACTGGATAAAATCAAAGATAAGTACGGTGCAGATGAAGACGTTGATTTGAGCGTCGAGGCGCTGAAAGAACTGGTTGATAATTATAAAGAAATTATCGAAGCCAAAACCGGTGAGCCGTTCCCTGAAGATCCGGAAAAGCAGCTCTGGATGTCTATCGGTGCAGTCTTCGGTTCCTGGAATAACGAGCGCGCTATTGCATACCGCGAACTGAACAATATCCCGGATGAGTGGGGAACCGCGGTCAACGTACAGACCATGGTTTTCGGTAACCTCGGTGAAGGGTCTGCTACCGGTGTAGCTTTTACGCGAAATCCGGCCACGGGCGAAAATAAATTTTTCGGTGAGTACCTGCCGAACGCCCAGGGTGAAGATGTGGTTGCCGGTATCCGGACGCCGCATCCGATTAACAAGGAGGACGAAACCCAAGACGGTCCGACATCTCTGGAAACAGAAATGCCGGAACAGTATAACGAACTCATCGAGATCCAGGATCGGCTGGAAAAGCACTACAAGAATATGCAGGATCTTGAGTTCACCATTCAGGATGGCAAACTCTGGATGCTCCAGACCCGAAACGGGAAACGGACGGCAATCGCCGCTATCCGCATGGCCGCCGAAATGGTGGAAGAAGGATTAATCAACAAGGATACGGCTCTGCTCCGCGTAGAAGATCCGGAATATCTGAACCAGCTGCTCCGGCCACTGTTCAATCCGGACGAAAAACAGAAAGCGCTTGATGAGGGGAAGAAATTGGCCGAAGGATTGCCCGCCGGTCCCGGCGCCGCAAGCGGTCGCGTTGTGTTTAACGCACCGGATGCCGTGGAATGGAAGAAGCGCGGCGAGGATGTAATCCTGGTGCGGTTGGAAACCAGCCCGGAAGACATCCGTGGTATGGATGCCGCGGAAGGTATTTTGACCGCCCGCGGCGGTATGACCTCGCATGCGGCACTGGTTGCCCGCCAGATGGGTAAAACATGTATCGTCGGCTGTGACGCCCTGGAGATTAGCTATAAGAAGCGCCAGATGACGCTGCCTGACGGCCGTGTGGTCAAAGAAGGCGACTGGATCTCCATTGACGGTACCATGGGCGAAGTCATCGCAGGCGGACTGGAAACGGAGCCGTCCGAAGTGGTGCGTGTGCTGATCGAAGGCACCATGGAGCCGGATGAGTCCAAAGATTTTCATATCTTCAAAGAATTTATGGAATGGGCCGACGATGTTCGCGAACTCGGAGTCCGGACCAACGCCGACCAGCCGGATCAGGCGAAATCTGCGGTGGCACTTGGTGCCGAAGGTATCGGGCTGACCCGGACCGAACATATGTTCTTCGGCGGCAACAGGATCGATGCGGTGCGTGAAATGATTCTCGCCGACGACACGGAAGGCCGCGAAAAAGCGCTTGAGAAACTCCTGCCGATGCAGCGGGATGACTTCAAGGGCATCTTCGAGGCGATGGAATCTCGTCCGGTTACAATTCGGACACTGGATCCACCGCTGCACGAATTCCTGCCGCATACTGATGAAGAAATCGTGGATCTTGCAAAGAAACTCGATGTCTCCGAAGAAAAGATCCGGAATAACATTGAGGCGCTCCATGAGATGAACCCGATGCTCGGACATCGCGGCTGCCGTCTCGGCATCACCTATCCGGAAATCACCCGGATGCAGGTGCGGGCGATCATGGAAGCCGCCTGCGAAGTCAAGAAAGAGGGCGGCGATCCCCATCCGGAGATTATGATTCCGCTGGTTGGCAATGCCGAAGAGCTGCGCCTGCAGGAAAAAGAGGCGCGGGCAGAAGCGGAAGCCGTGCTCGAAGAGACCGGCATCCAGGTGGACTACCTGGTCGGGACCATGATTGAGATTCCGCGGGCCGCGTTAACGGCTGATGACATCGCCAAGAATGCTGAGTTCTTCAGCTTCGGTACCAACGATCTCACCCAGACAACCCTGGGTATCTCCAGAGATGACGCTGGCCGGTTCCTGCCGGAATACGTGGAACGGAAGATCTACAAGAAGGATCCGTTCGCGGCTATCGATCAGACCGGTGTCGGAAGACTGATGGAGATGGGCGTGGAACTTGGACGGAAAACCCGGCCCGAGCTCAAGGTCGGTATCTGTGGCGAACACGGCGGCGAACCGGCCTCCGTAGAGTTCTGCCATCGTATCGGACTCAACTACGTCAGTTGCTCACCGTTCCGTCTGCCGATTGCCCGGCTTGCCGCAGCCCAGGCAGTCCTGAAGGAACAGGGCAAAACGTCGTAA
- a CDS encoding glycosyltransferase, translated as MDIAVVIPVYNRPDKVQRALNSVLNQTYPPKEILVTDDGSTDGTTAVLEKYHQSNPDLIRVFTHPDNNGVSTARNTAIKNSESRWIALLDSDDEWMPEKLERQVKYHKVHPELEVSQCNEIWVRNGKRVNKRDIHRKKGGRIFTESLKLCLVSPSAAVIHRPIFDEIGYFDESMPACEDYDFWLRVLVHYPIGLLDEPLLTRYGGHQDQLSAQYWGMDRWRVQAMEKHADKDLPVEWKRALYKELIEKLEILHQGAEKRDKPVAEEYQRKIERYGQRLKNITR; from the coding sequence ATGGATATAGCTGTCGTCATCCCGGTCTATAACCGTCCGGACAAAGTACAGCGCGCCCTCAACTCAGTCCTGAACCAAACGTATCCGCCCAAAGAAATCCTTGTCACCGACGACGGTTCCACTGACGGTACCACCGCAGTATTGGAAAAATACCACCAGTCCAATCCCGATCTCATCCGGGTTTTCACACATCCCGATAACAATGGTGTGTCCACAGCACGGAATACGGCAATTAAAAATAGTGAAAGCAGATGGATTGCACTCCTGGACTCCGACGACGAATGGATGCCGGAGAAGCTGGAGCGCCAGGTGAAGTATCATAAGGTACATCCTGAGTTAGAGGTATCCCAGTGTAACGAAATATGGGTGCGAAACGGGAAGCGCGTCAACAAGCGTGATATTCACCGGAAAAAGGGTGGGCGGATTTTTACCGAAAGCCTGAAACTCTGCCTGGTGAGCCCGTCGGCGGCGGTGATTCATCGACCAATCTTCGATGAAATCGGTTACTTCGACGAATCCATGCCGGCCTGCGAGGATTACGACTTCTGGCTCCGGGTACTGGTGCACTATCCCATCGGACTGCTTGACGAACCGCTCTTAACGAGATACGGCGGACACCAGGATCAGCTTTCTGCCCAATATTGGGGCATGGATCGCTGGCGGGTGCAGGCCATGGAAAAGCACGCTGACAAGGATCTTCCAGTGGAATGGAAAAGAGCGCTGTATAAAGAATTGATCGAAAAGCTGGAAATTTTGCACCAGGGCGCCGAAAAGCGGGATAAGCCGGTGGCCGAGGAGTATCAGAGGAAGATTGAACGATACGGGCAAAGATTGAAAAATATAACACGCTGA
- a CDS encoding rhodanese-like domain-containing protein — protein MNTRVKQITPEELKEMQKSGGVKLIDVREKREWDYCNIDGAELIPVQNIQSADIDADEDETIVVYCHTGQRSFFATQILMKRGYENVFNLQGGIDAYSNRVDPEIPRY, from the coding sequence ATGAATACAAGGGTCAAACAGATAACTCCCGAAGAGCTGAAGGAGATGCAGAAGTCCGGAGGAGTGAAACTCATCGACGTGCGGGAAAAGCGGGAGTGGGACTACTGCAATATAGACGGCGCAGAATTGATTCCGGTACAAAATATTCAGAGCGCTGACATCGACGCGGATGAGGATGAGACGATTGTGGTATACTGCCATACCGGTCAGCGGAGTTTTTTTGCGACGCAGATTCTCATGAAGCGGGGATACGAGAATGTGTTCAATCTCCAGGGCGGTATCGATGCCTACTCCAATCGTGTTGATCCGGAAATTCCGAGGTACTGA
- a CDS encoding type II toxin-antitoxin system prevent-host-death family antitoxin, whose product MKLSQFVEEVSETDNPISITRNGEAIAVLLSQETFDGWHETMEIMRDVDFYKTILKSMHELSRGEGLSLTSDELFRDRLNAKKTYDQPVRIKVLPPVKKALQDLHPETQQKIFSYLKKLSEKEVKGTMLKNGLEGLAYFRLGKYRLFYRWKVRSIELVMIDLRETVYQQTITL is encoded by the coding sequence ATGAAATTGAGTCAATTCGTGGAGGAGGTCTCCGAAACTGATAATCCCATCAGCATTACCCGGAACGGTGAAGCTATTGCAGTCCTGTTAAGCCAGGAAACGTTTGACGGCTGGCACGAGACCATGGAGATAATGCGGGATGTGGATTTTTATAAGACTATTCTGAAGAGTATGCATGAGCTGAGTCGCGGGGAGGGATTATCGCTAACCTCCGATGAACTATTTCGGGATCGGCTGAATGCAAAAAAGACCTATGATCAGCCGGTCAGAATCAAAGTCCTGCCTCCGGTGAAAAAGGCGCTGCAGGATCTTCATCCGGAGACCCAGCAGAAAATTTTTAGTTACCTGAAAAAGCTATCCGAAAAGGAAGTGAAGGGTACCATGCTTAAAAACGGGCTCGAAGGATTGGCGTATTTCCGGCTCGGAAAATACCGCCTTTTTTATCGCTGGAAAGTTCGCTCCATCGAACTCGTGATGATCGATCTGCGGGAAACAGTGTACCAGCAGACGATTACCCTATAA
- a CDS encoding rhodanese-like domain-containing protein, translating to MSKKTKYYIRNVLLTVGSLVVLGAIVYTSFAQQGSFKNLSVQEVKERMESGENDYVLIDVRRTQEYTGQLGHLENAPLYPIQNLDIQYHELEQYQKSGKDIILYCRSGNRSRRAAEFLHKQGFDNIYNMEGGMRRWNAEFGRPAGSDTPPPNRKD from the coding sequence ATGTCCAAAAAGACCAAATACTATATACGAAATGTACTGCTCACCGTCGGATCACTAGTCGTACTGGGTGCTATCGTGTACACGAGCTTTGCCCAACAGGGGAGTTTTAAAAATCTCTCCGTCCAGGAAGTGAAGGAACGGATGGAGTCGGGCGAAAACGATTATGTGCTCATCGATGTGCGAAGGACGCAGGAGTACACAGGGCAGCTGGGACACCTGGAAAATGCACCGCTGTATCCGATCCAAAACCTGGATATTCAGTACCATGAACTGGAACAGTACCAGAAGTCCGGCAAAGATATCATTCTCTACTGTCGTTCGGGCAACCGGAGCCGGCGCGCGGCGGAATTTCTCCATAAGCAGGGTTTTGACAATATCTATAACATGGAGGGCGGTATGCGTCGATGGAATGCGGAATTCGGTCGGCCAGCCGGCAGTGACACCCCGCCGCCGAATCGCAAAGACTGA
- a CDS encoding 5'-methylthioadenosine/S-adenosylhomocysteine nucleosidase yields MNIVIAVAHQLELDPFKAKFSVEESYNNGHGKVYLLETGHSAVRLVRTGIGMENARKSMGNTLKQLSDDDIRPDLLINFGTSGAIHPDRTVEDLVVGTEAASNGGDTIALDTIWSDHCIEYLVTLKRPYFRGPIYSTDKAVTDEQQRRTIYRETTAQVVDMECFSLAEVAGEYAIPFISMKYVSDNADEFAIKDFMANLEDATHDLSDLMYGFLEYLQEHKSRLLA; encoded by the coding sequence ATGAATATCGTGATCGCAGTGGCACACCAGCTGGAACTGGACCCGTTTAAAGCCAAATTTTCGGTTGAGGAGAGTTACAATAATGGACACGGGAAGGTCTATCTGCTGGAGACCGGGCATAGCGCCGTTCGACTGGTGCGCACCGGGATCGGCATGGAGAACGCCCGAAAGAGTATGGGAAATACGCTGAAACAGCTCTCCGATGATGATATTCGTCCGGATCTCCTGATTAATTTTGGCACGAGCGGCGCAATTCATCCGGATCGGACAGTCGAAGACCTCGTCGTCGGCACGGAAGCCGCCTCAAACGGCGGGGATACCATTGCGCTGGACACCATCTGGAGCGACCACTGTATTGAGTATCTGGTGACTTTGAAGCGCCCGTATTTCCGGGGACCAATCTACTCTACTGACAAAGCTGTGACCGATGAACAACAGCGGCGGACTATCTACAGAGAGACCACCGCCCAGGTTGTGGATATGGAGTGCTTCAGTTTGGCGGAAGTCGCCGGGGAATACGCCATACCGTTTATCTCGATGAAGTATGTGAGTGACAACGCCGACGAGTTCGCAATAAAGGATTTTATGGCCAATCTGGAAGACGCCACGCATGATTTGAGCGATCTGATGTACGGCTTCCTGGAGTATCTGCAGGAACATAAAAGCCGTCTCCTGGCATAG
- a CDS encoding methyltransferase domain-containing protein — MAYKFAEKKAAKLEKQQRYTDYKPKTRLKLAGVSQGDRVLDIGSGTGFYTRAAAQLVKLDGFVIGIDILKGMVDKATSLGVPENVEYRISEESEFPVEDDEFDWAIMTNLYHELHEPDAFVKEIHRVLKSGGRVYFNDWIPQEEEDGPPKAHRVPKSTVIDKFVSYGFAVKKEDMLNNSHYEILFRKTE, encoded by the coding sequence ATGGCATATAAATTCGCGGAAAAAAAAGCGGCAAAATTGGAAAAGCAGCAGCGGTATACGGATTATAAGCCCAAAACACGTCTGAAACTTGCCGGGGTTTCCCAGGGAGACCGGGTGCTGGATATCGGTTCCGGCACCGGCTTCTATACCCGGGCAGCTGCACAGCTGGTAAAACTGGACGGATTTGTTATCGGTATCGATATCCTGAAGGGGATGGTCGACAAGGCGACATCACTGGGAGTGCCGGAAAATGTGGAATACAGAATTTCGGAGGAATCCGAATTTCCGGTGGAGGACGATGAGTTTGACTGGGCGATAATGACCAATCTGTACCACGAACTCCATGAGCCGGATGCCTTTGTGAAAGAGATTCACCGGGTGCTCAAATCAGGTGGCCGCGTGTATTTTAACGACTGGATTCCCCAGGAGGAAGAGGATGGGCCGCCGAAGGCGCATCGGGTGCCCAAATCAACCGTAATCGACAAATTTGTATCATACGGATTCGCTGTGAAAAAAGAGGATATGCTCAACAATTCACACTACGAAATTCTGTTTCGGAAAACCGAATAA
- a CDS encoding aminotransferase class IV, whose protein sequence is MAEYYINRKWVDAEQAAISLHDAGFLRGDGIFETVALEGGGLFRLDDHLERMFQGLKMIRIRSNESQGEIAELVREYVRRNSLREAVIRIIITRGIYTGMPWEHTGLNSIYITHKAPSQLPDPPAKIVYLDETKYPLIRRHPAVKSLNYLGNMLAKMDAQEAGAFEPVMYNADGYITEGGIRNIFYVREGTVLTPPTSLGILPGTMRDAVIEVARREDIPVEETLIRREEVDTMDEAFITSTGIKILPVTWNNWNGDFVVTSVLSSTLNTFIKEERTVV, encoded by the coding sequence ATGGCTGAGTATTACATTAACCGGAAATGGGTTGATGCGGAACAGGCCGCGATCTCTCTGCACGATGCCGGCTTTCTCCGGGGTGACGGCATTTTTGAAACGGTGGCGCTGGAAGGGGGAGGCCTGTTTCGCCTGGATGATCACCTGGAACGGATGTTCCAGGGACTAAAAATGATTCGAATCAGGTCAAACGAATCCCAGGGAGAGATCGCTGAACTAGTCCGGGAGTATGTTCGGAGAAATTCCCTGCGGGAGGCGGTTATTAGAATCATCATAACCCGGGGGATTTATACCGGAATGCCGTGGGAACACACCGGTTTGAATAGCATTTACATCACGCACAAGGCGCCATCGCAGCTCCCGGATCCTCCGGCTAAGATAGTCTATCTGGACGAGACGAAATATCCGTTGATCCGCCGGCATCCGGCGGTGAAATCGCTGAATTATCTAGGTAACATGCTGGCGAAGATGGATGCCCAGGAGGCTGGCGCCTTTGAGCCGGTCATGTACAATGCGGACGGTTATATCACAGAGGGCGGTATCCGGAATATATTCTACGTAAGAGAGGGTACAGTATTAACGCCGCCGACTTCCCTGGGAATATTGCCAGGAACCATGCGGGATGCGGTTATTGAGGTTGCCCGGCGGGAAGATATTCCGGTTGAAGAGACGCTTATCCGCAGGGAAGAAGTCGATACTATGGATGAGGCGTTCATTACCAGCACCGGTATAAAAATCCTGCCGGTGACCTGGAACAACTGGAATGGTGATTTTGTTGTAACTTCTGTATTGTCATCTACTCTAAATACGTTCATTAAAGAGGAGCGAACGGTAGTGTAA